A genome region from Setaria italica strain Yugu1 chromosome III, Setaria_italica_v2.0, whole genome shotgun sequence includes the following:
- the LOC101778093 gene encoding VQ motif-containing protein 4 encodes MEVAAAKQLLPMARAPNSPSSSTSSSSPSSAASPSPRQQQHHPVPPSPKPVPRIIDTTPFPTTFVQADTANFKQVVQRLTGSDTPSSAQNKPAKGHHHHHHHHHNHGGASGLAGGPKKPAFKLYERRIGKNNLKMIAPLAMAAAAAAGASPRKVGPEVLSPSVLDFPSLALGSPVTPLVADPFNRSPASASPGEEEEAAERAAIARKGFFLHPSPRGAEPPRLLPLFPVTSPRMAPSPAAAAAAPSSQ; translated from the coding sequence ATGGAAGTTGCTGCGGCGAAGCAACTCCTCCCCATGGCGCGTGCCCCCAACTCCCCGTcctcgtccacctcctcctcctccccctcctccgccgcctccccgtcgccgcgccagcagcagcaccaccccGTGCCCCCGTCGCCCAAGCCCGTGCCGCGCATCATCGACACCACGCCGTTCCCCACCACGTTCGTCCAGGCCGACACCGCCAACTTCAAGCAGGTCGTGCAGAGGCTCACCGGCTCCGACACGCCGTCGTCAGCACAGAATAAGCCCGCCAagggccaccaccaccaccaccaccaccaccacaaccacggcGGCGCTAGCGGCCTCGCCGGAGGACCCAAGAAGCCGGCCTTCAAGCTCTACGAGCGCCGGATCGGCAAGAACAACCTCAAGATGATCGCGCcgctggcgatggcggcggccgcggccgcgggggcgTCGCCGCGGAAGGTCGGCCCCGAGGTGCTGTCGCCCAGCGTGCTCGACTTCCCGTCCCTGGCGCTCGGGAGCCCCGTCACGCCGCTGGTGGCGGACCCCTTCAACCGGTCGCCGGCATCCGCGTCcccgggcgaggaggaggaggccgccgagcGCGCGGCCATCGCGCGGAAAGGCTTCTTCTTGCACCCGTCCCCGAGGGGCGCCGAGCCGCCGCGGCTGCTCCCGCTGTTCCCCGTCACGTCCCCCAGGATGGCGCcctcacccgccgccgccgccgcggcgccgtcgtcgcAGTGA